The following are encoded in a window of Mustela nigripes isolate SB6536 chromosome 1, MUSNIG.SB6536, whole genome shotgun sequence genomic DNA:
- the SF1 gene encoding splicing factor 1 isoform X2, which translates to MATGANATPLDFPSKKRKRSRWNQDTMEQKTVIPGMPTVIPPGLTREQERAYIVQLQIEDLTRKLRTGDLGIPPNPEDRSPSPEPIYNSEGKRLNTREFRTRKKLEEERHNLITEMVALNPDFKPPADYKPPATRVSDKVMIPQDEYPEINFVGLLIGPRGNTLKNIEKECNAKIMIRGKGSVKEGKVGRKDGQMLPGEDEPLHALVTANTMENVKKAVEQIRNILKQGIETPEDQNDLRKMQLRELARLNGTLREDDNRILRPWQSSETRSITNTTVCTKCGGAGHIASDCKFQRPGDPQSAQDKARMDKEYLSLMAELGEAPVPASVGSSSGPATTPLASAPRPAAPANNPPPPSLMSTTQSRPPWMNSGPSESRPYHGMHGGGPGGPGGGPHSFPHPLPSLTGGHGGHPMQHNPNGPPPPWMQPPPPPMNQGPHPPGHHGPPPMDQYLGSTPVGSGVYRLHQGKGMMPPPPMGMMPPPPPPPSGQPPPPPSGPLPPWQQQQQQPPPPPPPSSSMASSTPLPWQQNTTTTTTSAGTGSIPPWQQQQAAAAASPGAPQMQGNPTMVPLPPGVQPPLPPGAPPPPPPPPPGSAGMMIPPRSGDGPSHESEDFPRPLVTLPGRQPQQRPWWTGWFGKAA; encoded by the exons ATGGCGACCGGAGCGAACGCCACGCCGCTGG ACTTCCCAAGTAAGAAGCGAAAGAGGAGCCGCTGGAACCAAGATACCATGGAACAGAAGACAGTGATTCCAGGAATGCCGACAGTCATCCCCCCTGGACTTACTCGGGAACAAGAAAGAGCTTATATAG TGCAACTGCAGATAGAAGACCTGACTCGTAAACTGCGCACAGGAGACCTGGGCATCCCCCCTAACCCTGAGGACAG GTCCCCTTCCCCTGAGCCCATCTACAATAGTGAGGGGAAGCGGCTTAACACCCGCGAGTTCCGCACCCGCAAAAAGCTTGAAGAGGAGCGACACAACCTCATCACCGAGATGGTTGCCCTCAACCCTGATTTCAAGCCACCTgcagattacaa ACCTCCAGCAACACGGGTGAGCGATAAAGTAATGATTCCACAAGATGAATATCCAGAAATCAACTTTGTGGGGCTGCTGATTGGGCCCAG AGGGAACACCTTGAAAAACATAGAGAAGGAGTGTAATGCCAAGATTATGATCCGAGGGAAAGGGTCTGTCAAAGAAGGGAAAGTTGGCCGAAAGGATGGCCAGATGCTGCCTGGAGAAGACGAGCCACTTCATGCCCTAGTTACTGCCAACACCATGGAGAATGTGAAGAAAGCTGTGGAGCAG ATAAGAAACATCCTGAAGCAGGGTATTGAGACCCCTGAGGACCAGAATGATCTACGGAAGATGCAGCTTCGGGAGTTGGCTCGCTTGAATGGGACCCTTCGGGAAGATGATAATAG AATCTTAAGACCCTGGCAGAGCTCAGAGACACGCAGCATTACCAACACCACAGTGTGTACCAAGTGTGGAGGGGCTGGACACATTGCTTCGGATTGCAAATTCCAAAG GCCTGGTGACCCCCAGTCAGCTCAGGATAAAGCACGGATGGATAAAGAATATTTGTCCCTCATGGCCGAACTGGGCGAAGCGCCCGTGCCAGCATCCGTGGGCTCCTCCTCTGGGCCCGCCACCACGCCCCTGGCCAGTGCACCTCGGCCTGCTGCTCCTGCCAACAACCCACCGCCTCCG TCTCTCATGTCCACCACCCAGAGCCGCCCACCCTGGATGAATTCCGGTCCTTCAGAAAGTCGGCCCTACCATGGCATGCACGGAGGTGGTCCTGGTGGGCCTGGAGGTGGCCCCCACAGCTTCCCACACCCGTTACCCAGCCTGACAGGTGGGCACGGTGGACATCCCATGCAGCACAACCCTAACGGACCCCCACCCCCTTGGATGCAGCCGCCTCCACCACCGATGAACCAGGGCCCCCACCCACCTGGGCATCATGGCCCTCCTCCAATGG ATCAGTACCTGGGAAGTACGCCTGTGGGCTCTGGGGTCTATCGCCTGCATCAAGGAAAAG GTATGATGCCGCCGCCGCCTATGGGCATgatgccgccgccgccgccgcctcccagtgggcagcccccgccccctccctctggtcctcttcccccatggcagcagcagcagcagcagcctccgCCACCCCCTCCGCCCAGCAGCAGTATGGCTTCCAGTACCCCCTTGCCATGGCAGCAAA ATACGACGACTACCACCACGAGCGCTGGCACAGGGTCCATCCCGCCATGGCAACAGCAGCAGGCGGCTGCCGCAGCTTCTCCAGGAGCCCCTCAGATGCAAGGCAACCCCACTATGGTGCCCCTGCCCCCCGGGGTCCAGCCGCCTCTGCCGCCCggggcccctccccctccgccgcctccgccgcctgGTTCCGCCGGCATGAT GATCCCTCCCCGCAGCGGCGATGGCCCGAGCCATGAGAGTGAGGACTTTCCGCGCCCATTGGTGACCCTTCCAGGCAGACAGCCTCAGCAGCGCCCCTGGTGGACAGGATGGTTCGGCAAAGCAGCCTGA
- the SF1 gene encoding splicing factor 1 isoform X6 has product MATGANATPLDFPSKKRKRSRWNQDTMEQKTVIPGMPTVIPPGLTREQERAYIVQLQIEDLTRKLRTGDLGIPPNPEDRSPSPEPIYNSEGKRLNTREFRTRKKLEEERHNLITEMVALNPDFKPPADYKPPATRVSDKVMIPQDEYPEINFVGLLIGPRGNTLKNIEKECNAKIMIRGKGSVKEGKVGRKDGQMLPGEDEPLHALVTANTMENVKKAVEQIRNILKQGIETPEDQNDLRKMQLRELARLNGTLREDDNRILRPWQSSETRSITNTTVCTKCGGAGHIASDCKFQRPGDPQSAQDKARMDKEYLSLMAELGEAPVPASVGSSSGPATTPLASAPRPAAPANNPPPPSLMSTTQSRPPWMNSGPSESRPYHGMHGGGPGGPGGGPHSFPHPLPSLTGGHGGHPMQHNPNGPPPPWMQPPPPPMNQGPHPPGHHGPPPMGKSVPGKYACGLWGLSPASRKRYDAAAAYGHDAAAAAASQWAAPAPSLWSSSPMAAAAAAASATPSAQQQYGFQYPLAMAAKYDDYHHERWHRVHPAMATAAGGCRSFSRSPSDARQPHYGAPAPRGPAASAARGPSPSAASAAWFRRHDDPSPQRRWPEP; this is encoded by the exons ATGGCGACCGGAGCGAACGCCACGCCGCTGG ACTTCCCAAGTAAGAAGCGAAAGAGGAGCCGCTGGAACCAAGATACCATGGAACAGAAGACAGTGATTCCAGGAATGCCGACAGTCATCCCCCCTGGACTTACTCGGGAACAAGAAAGAGCTTATATAG TGCAACTGCAGATAGAAGACCTGACTCGTAAACTGCGCACAGGAGACCTGGGCATCCCCCCTAACCCTGAGGACAG GTCCCCTTCCCCTGAGCCCATCTACAATAGTGAGGGGAAGCGGCTTAACACCCGCGAGTTCCGCACCCGCAAAAAGCTTGAAGAGGAGCGACACAACCTCATCACCGAGATGGTTGCCCTCAACCCTGATTTCAAGCCACCTgcagattacaa ACCTCCAGCAACACGGGTGAGCGATAAAGTAATGATTCCACAAGATGAATATCCAGAAATCAACTTTGTGGGGCTGCTGATTGGGCCCAG AGGGAACACCTTGAAAAACATAGAGAAGGAGTGTAATGCCAAGATTATGATCCGAGGGAAAGGGTCTGTCAAAGAAGGGAAAGTTGGCCGAAAGGATGGCCAGATGCTGCCTGGAGAAGACGAGCCACTTCATGCCCTAGTTACTGCCAACACCATGGAGAATGTGAAGAAAGCTGTGGAGCAG ATAAGAAACATCCTGAAGCAGGGTATTGAGACCCCTGAGGACCAGAATGATCTACGGAAGATGCAGCTTCGGGAGTTGGCTCGCTTGAATGGGACCCTTCGGGAAGATGATAATAG AATCTTAAGACCCTGGCAGAGCTCAGAGACACGCAGCATTACCAACACCACAGTGTGTACCAAGTGTGGAGGGGCTGGACACATTGCTTCGGATTGCAAATTCCAAAG GCCTGGTGACCCCCAGTCAGCTCAGGATAAAGCACGGATGGATAAAGAATATTTGTCCCTCATGGCCGAACTGGGCGAAGCGCCCGTGCCAGCATCCGTGGGCTCCTCCTCTGGGCCCGCCACCACGCCCCTGGCCAGTGCACCTCGGCCTGCTGCTCCTGCCAACAACCCACCGCCTCCG TCTCTCATGTCCACCACCCAGAGCCGCCCACCCTGGATGAATTCCGGTCCTTCAGAAAGTCGGCCCTACCATGGCATGCACGGAGGTGGTCCTGGTGGGCCTGGAGGTGGCCCCCACAGCTTCCCACACCCGTTACCCAGCCTGACAGGTGGGCACGGTGGACATCCCATGCAGCACAACCCTAACGGACCCCCACCCCCTTGGATGCAGCCGCCTCCACCACCGATGAACCAGGGCCCCCACCCACCTGGGCATCATGGCCCTCCTCCAATGGGTAA ATCAGTACCTGGGAAGTACGCCTGTGGGCTCTGGGGTCTATCGCCTGCATCAAGGAAAAG GTATGATGCCGCCGCCGCCTATGGGCATgatgccgccgccgccgccgcctcccagtgggcagcccccgccccctccctctggtcctcttcccccatggcagcagcagcagcagcagcctccgCCACCCCCTCCGCCCAGCAGCAGTATGGCTTCCAGTACCCCCTTGCCATGGCAGCAAA ATACGACGACTACCACCACGAGCGCTGGCACAGGGTCCATCCCGCCATGGCAACAGCAGCAGGCGGCTGCCGCAGCTTCTCCAGGAGCCCCTCAGATGCAAGGCAACCCCACTATGGTGCCCCTGCCCCCCGGGGTCCAGCCGCCTCTGCCGCCCggggcccctccccctccgccgcctccgccgcctgGTTCCGCCGGCATGAT GATCCCTCCCCGCAGCGGCGATGGCCCGAGCCATGA
- the SF1 gene encoding splicing factor 1 isoform X8 has translation MATGANATPLDFPSKKRKRSRWNQDTMEQKTVIPGMPTVIPPGLTREQERAYIVQLQIEDLTRKLRTGDLGIPPNPEDRSPSPEPIYNSEGKRLNTREFRTRKKLEEERHNLITEMVALNPDFKPPADYKPPATRVSDKVMIPQDEYPEINFVGLLIGPRGNTLKNIEKECNAKIMIRGKGSVKEGKVGRKDGQMLPGEDEPLHALVTANTMENVKKAVEQIRNILKQGIETPEDQNDLRKMQLRELARLNGTLREDDNRILRPWQSSETRSITNTTVCTKCGGAGHIASDCKFQRPGDPQSAQDKARMDKEYLSLMAELGEAPVPASVGSSSGPATTPLASAPRPAAPANNPPPPSLMSTTQSRPPWMNSGPSESRPYHGMHGGGPGGPGGGPHSFPHPLPSLTGGHGGHPMQHNPNGPPPPWMQPPPPPMNQGPHPPGHHGPPPMVPGKYACGLWGLSPASRKRYDAAAAYGHDAAAAAASQWAAPAPSLWSSSPMAAAAAAASATPSAQQQYGFQYPLAMAAKIPPRSGDGPSHESEDFPRPLVTLPGRQPQQRPWWTGWFGKAA, from the exons ATGGCGACCGGAGCGAACGCCACGCCGCTGG ACTTCCCAAGTAAGAAGCGAAAGAGGAGCCGCTGGAACCAAGATACCATGGAACAGAAGACAGTGATTCCAGGAATGCCGACAGTCATCCCCCCTGGACTTACTCGGGAACAAGAAAGAGCTTATATAG TGCAACTGCAGATAGAAGACCTGACTCGTAAACTGCGCACAGGAGACCTGGGCATCCCCCCTAACCCTGAGGACAG GTCCCCTTCCCCTGAGCCCATCTACAATAGTGAGGGGAAGCGGCTTAACACCCGCGAGTTCCGCACCCGCAAAAAGCTTGAAGAGGAGCGACACAACCTCATCACCGAGATGGTTGCCCTCAACCCTGATTTCAAGCCACCTgcagattacaa ACCTCCAGCAACACGGGTGAGCGATAAAGTAATGATTCCACAAGATGAATATCCAGAAATCAACTTTGTGGGGCTGCTGATTGGGCCCAG AGGGAACACCTTGAAAAACATAGAGAAGGAGTGTAATGCCAAGATTATGATCCGAGGGAAAGGGTCTGTCAAAGAAGGGAAAGTTGGCCGAAAGGATGGCCAGATGCTGCCTGGAGAAGACGAGCCACTTCATGCCCTAGTTACTGCCAACACCATGGAGAATGTGAAGAAAGCTGTGGAGCAG ATAAGAAACATCCTGAAGCAGGGTATTGAGACCCCTGAGGACCAGAATGATCTACGGAAGATGCAGCTTCGGGAGTTGGCTCGCTTGAATGGGACCCTTCGGGAAGATGATAATAG AATCTTAAGACCCTGGCAGAGCTCAGAGACACGCAGCATTACCAACACCACAGTGTGTACCAAGTGTGGAGGGGCTGGACACATTGCTTCGGATTGCAAATTCCAAAG GCCTGGTGACCCCCAGTCAGCTCAGGATAAAGCACGGATGGATAAAGAATATTTGTCCCTCATGGCCGAACTGGGCGAAGCGCCCGTGCCAGCATCCGTGGGCTCCTCCTCTGGGCCCGCCACCACGCCCCTGGCCAGTGCACCTCGGCCTGCTGCTCCTGCCAACAACCCACCGCCTCCG TCTCTCATGTCCACCACCCAGAGCCGCCCACCCTGGATGAATTCCGGTCCTTCAGAAAGTCGGCCCTACCATGGCATGCACGGAGGTGGTCCTGGTGGGCCTGGAGGTGGCCCCCACAGCTTCCCACACCCGTTACCCAGCCTGACAGGTGGGCACGGTGGACATCCCATGCAGCACAACCCTAACGGACCCCCACCCCCTTGGATGCAGCCGCCTCCACCACCGATGAACCAGGGCCCCCACCCACCTGGGCATCATGGCCCTCCTCCAATGG TACCTGGGAAGTACGCCTGTGGGCTCTGGGGTCTATCGCCTGCATCAAGGAAAAG GTATGATGCCGCCGCCGCCTATGGGCATgatgccgccgccgccgccgcctcccagtgggcagcccccgccccctccctctggtcctcttcccccatggcagcagcagcagcagcagcctccgCCACCCCCTCCGCCCAGCAGCAGTATGGCTTCCAGTACCCCCTTGCCATGGCAGCAAA GATCCCTCCCCGCAGCGGCGATGGCCCGAGCCATGAGAGTGAGGACTTTCCGCGCCCATTGGTGACCCTTCCAGGCAGACAGCCTCAGCAGCGCCCCTGGTGGACAGGATGGTTCGGCAAAGCAGCCTGA